One window from the genome of Saimiri boliviensis isolate mSaiBol1 chromosome 2, mSaiBol1.pri, whole genome shotgun sequence encodes:
- the GPR135 gene encoding G-protein coupled receptor 135, which yields MEPPPPPARPPASMALLGSPHPGAPSAAGSPGGTSSAATAAVLSFSTVAAAGAAGLGNLSDASGGGTAAGPAGGGLGGSGAAREAGAAVRPPLGSEAAPLLSHGAAVAAQALVLLLIFLLSSLGNCAVMSVIVKHRQLRTVTNAFILSLSLSDLLTALLCLPAAFLDLFTPPGGSAPAAAAGPWRGFCAASRFFSSCLGIVSTFSVALISLDRYCAIVRPPREKIGRRRALQLLAGAWLAALGFSLPWELLGAPRELAAAQSFHGCLYRTSPDPTQLGAAYSVGLVMACYLLPFLLMCFCHYHICKTVRLSDVRVRPVTTYARVLRFFSEVRTATTVLIMIVFVICCWGPYCFLVLLAAARQAQAAQAPSLLNVVAVWLTWANGAINPVIYAIRNPNISMLLGRNREEGYRTRNVDAFLSSQGPGLQARSRNRLRNRYANRLGACSRMSSSTPASGVGGDMAMWARKNPVVLFCGEGPPEPVTAVAKQPKSEGGDTSL from the coding sequence atggagccgccgccgccgccggcccgTCCACCAGCGAGCATGGCCTTACTGGGCAGCCCGCACCCCGGCGCCCCCTCAGCGGCCGGCTCGCCTGGCGGGACTTCCTCCGCGGCGACAGCGGCCGTGCTCTCCTTCAGCACCGTGGCGGCCGCGGGGGCCGCGGGGCTGGGGAACCTGAGCGACGCCAGCGGGGGCGGCACCGCTGCCGGTCCCGCTGGCGGCGGCCTCGGCGGGTCCGGGGCGGCGCGGGAGGCTGGGGCGGCGGTGAGGCCGCCGCTGGGCTCGGAGGCGGCGCCGCTGCTGTCGCACGGGGCGGCGGTGGCGGCCCAGGCGCTCGTCCTCCTGCTCATCTTCCTGctgtctagcctgggcaactgcgCGGTGATGAGCGTCATCGTAAAGCACCGGCAGCTCCGCACCGTCACCAACGCCTTCATCCTGTCGCTGTCCCTGTCGGATCTGCTCACGGCGCTGCTCTGCCTGCCCGCCGCCTTCCTGGACCTCTTCACGCCGCCCGGGGGCTCGGCGCCTGCCGCCGCCGCGGGGCCCTGGCGCGGCTTCTGCGCAGCCAGCCGCTTCTTCAGCTCGTGCCTCGGCATCGTGTCCACGTTCAGCGTGGCGCTCATCTCACTGGACCGCTACTGCGCCATCGTGCGGCCGCCGCGGGAGAAGATCGGCCGCCGCCGCGCGCTGCAGCTGCTGGCGGGCGCCTGGCTGGCGGCCCTGGGCTTTTCCTTACCCTGGGAGCTGCTCGGGGCGCCCCGGGAACTCGCGGCGGCGCAGAGCTTCCACGGCTGCCTCTACCGGACCTCCCCCGACCCCACACAGCTGGGCGCGGCCTACAGTGTGGGGCTGGTGATGGCCTGCTACCTGCTACCCTTCCTGCTCATGTGCTTCTGCCACTACCACATCTGCAAGACGGTGCGCCTGTCGGACGTGCGTGTGCGGCCTGTGACCACCTACGCGCGCGTGCTGCGCTTCTTCAGCGAGGTGCGCACGGCCACCACTGTGCTCATCATGATCGTCTTCGTCATCTGCTGCTGGGGGCCCTACTGCTTCCTAGTGCTGCTGGCCGCCGCCCGGCAGGCCCAGGCCGCGCAGGCCCCCTCGCTCCTCAACGTGGTAGCCGTCTGGCTGACCTGGGCCAATGGGGCCATCAATCCTGTCATCTACGCCATCCGCAACCCCAATATTTCGATGCTCCTAGGGCGCAACCGCGAGGAGGGCTACCGGACTAGGAATGTGGACGCTTTCCTGTCTAGCCAGGGTCCGGGTCTGCAAGCCAGAAGCCGCAATCGCCTTCGAAACCGCTATGCCAACCGGCTGGGGGCCTGCAGCAGGATGTCCTCTTCCACCCCGGCCAGCGGGGTGGGAGGGGACATGGCCATGTGGGCCCGCAAAAATCCAGTTGTACTTTTCTGCGGAGAGGGACCACCAGAGCCTGTGACTGCAGTGGCCAAACAGCCTAAATCTGAAGGTGGGGATACCAGCCTCTAA